CCGTCGCCGGATCAAACTGGACAACCGTATCGTCCAGCCCGCCCGTTGCGTGGACAATCGGAATCGTTCCGTAGGCCAGACTGTACATCTGGTTCAAGCCGCACGGCTCATACCGCGAGGGCATCAGGAAGAGATCGGCGCCCGCTTCAATCTGATGCGACAGCGGGACGTCGAAGCCGATCCTGACAGCCAATTGTGACGGGTACTTGGCTGCCGCCTCACGAAAGGCCGCTTCGAGTTTCTTCTCGCCGCTTCCCAGCAGGACGAGTTGCACATTCAGCGACATCAGCGTTTCCAGGATATCGCGCAGCAAGTCAAGCCCCTTCTGCCCGGCCAGCCGGGAGATCACGGCCAGCAGCGGCACACTGGTCTTGACCGGAAGCTCGAACCGCCGCTGCAAATCCGCCTTGCACCGGGCCTTTCCGGCAAAGTCATCGACTCTGTAGTGAGCAGCGATGTGAGGATCTCCGGCCGGGTTCCATTCCTCGGGATCGATCCCATTTAATACACCGAACAGATCGCCTTTCCGCTCCCCGAGGACGCCGTCCAAGCCAGCCCCCTGGTTCGAGGTCTGGATCTCCTGGCTGTAGCGACGGCTCACGGTGGTGAGCAGGTCGGCAAAGAGCAGCCCGCCCTTCAGCAGATTGCCCTTCCCATAAAACTCAAGGCCCGCCGGCGTGAACAGCTCCGAAGGCAGCATCAGCCTCGGCAATATTTCAGGAGGAAAGAGGCCCTGGTAGCCCAGGTTGTGGATGGTGAAGACGGTCGCAGTTCGCTGAAAAAAGGGGTCGCTGCGAAGGATGGTCTTCAGATAAACAGGCAGCAGCGCCGTCTGCCAGTCGTGGGCGTGCAGAACCTCCGGCTGAAAGGAGACCGCTCGGCATACCTCCAAGGCTGCCCGGCAAAACAGCGCGAAACGCTCCGCGTTATCGGGGTAATCCTCTGCAGATGCGGTCTGATAGAGGCCATCGCGGTTGAACGAGTGGTCGTGGCGAATAAAGTACACCGATATTCCGCTTGAGAGATGCCCCTCAAGCAGATCCACTGGTTGCGGGCCAGAGGCTGCCGGAACGCTCAGTCCGCTTTCGACGAGTCGGAGTCGGTGTCGCTGTGCGTCCACAGCGCGGTAGAGCGGCATGATGAGCCGGACATCGTGCCCAAGCC
The Candidatus Methylomirabilis sp. DNA segment above includes these coding regions:
- the glgA gene encoding glycogen synthase GlgA; translation: MKILFAASEAVPFAHTGGLGDVAGALPKALGRLGHDVRLIMPLYRAVDAQRHRLRLVESGLSVPAASGPQPVDLLEGHLSSGISVYFIRHDHSFNRDGLYQTASAEDYPDNAERFALFCRAALEVCRAVSFQPEVLHAHDWQTALLPVYLKTILRSDPFFQRTATVFTIHNLGYQGLFPPEILPRLMLPSELFTPAGLEFYGKGNLLKGGLLFADLLTTVSRRYSQEIQTSNQGAGLDGVLGERKGDLFGVLNGIDPEEWNPAGDPHIAAHYRVDDFAGKARCKADLQRRFELPVKTSVPLLAVISRLAGQKGLDLLRDILETLMSLNVQLVLLGSGEKKLEAAFREAAAKYPSQLAVRIGFDVPLSHQIEAGADLFLMPSRYEPCGLNQMYSLAYGTIPIVHATGGLDDTVVQFDPATGQGNGFRFEESTATAFLQAIWQALALYREKALWARLMTNAMAADFTWDRSAREYEQLYRRAAEKKGGQ